CAGTAACTGGGTCTGCTTTCTGGGACGCAATGCTGCCGATCAGATGTATGAAGTCGTCACCGTCAATACCGCCGGCATGCAGGAAGGCTATAAGGTCCATTACCGCAGCAAAGTCTCACCCTACCAGGATATGGCCTGGCATCCTCAGGGAGACATGATCGTCTTCGGTTCCGACACCAAACCGCGACAACTGCTCAAGTTTAACCCGGCGGAAGACAAACCGCCCGAACCCCTGGACATTACAGTCGATGGCAATATCAACGGCGATGTCACCTTTACTCCGGATGGACAACATCTGTTGTTCAATGCCCGCGATAAATAGACAATCCTGTTCAATACGATTAACCCCAGTCAGCAGGGACGACGGATGAGTTTTTTCTTACATATCGTCAGTTGCCTATTTCTCGGAACGTTATTATTCAGCGGCCTGAGTAGCATGCCAGCCACCGCCGATGAACGCGCGACAGAACCTGCCCGCGTTCGTTTTTATAAAATACCTGCAGAAGGAGGCGACCCCGCATTATTCCTGGTTCCCGGAGAATTCGATACTGCTGGATCTCCCGCCTTCTCCGCCGACGGTCAGAAACTGCTGTTCGATGGCTGGAATTCACAGGCTGGCGAAACATCAATCCAGGCAAAAATCATCATGGTCAACGCTGACGGCAGCGATCTGAAAATTCTAGGTCCCGGCGCCATGCCCAGCTGGTCACCCGGCGGAAATCGGATTGCGTTTTCCCAGCGCGCTCCGTACGGCGTCGCCACTATGCACGCCGATGGCTCTCAACGAACACTCATTGACGAAGGAGGCTGGGGCGCGCAGTGGTCACCGGATGGCAGAAAAATTGCCTATAGTTTTCCGATCAAAGGCAGAGGGAACATCCGCATTTATGATTTGATTGAGGGCACGAAAACCGATCTCTTCCCCCCAGGCGAAAGCCCTTACACCAGCGTCTACTGGAATATGGCCTGGTCACCCGACAGTCAGTGGCTCTGTTTCAAAGGCTGCAAAGCATCAGACAGAACCTTCGATGTCGCCACCATCAACGTCGCAGGGAAACAAGCCGGCTTTAAAGTGCATTACCATCACAAGACGGCCCCCTATGCAGATTTTGCCTGGCATCCGGTCGGTGAAATGATTGTTTTCTGCCCCCAGACAATGCCGCGGCAGCTGCTCCAGTTCAACCCCGCAGACGACAAACCGCCGGAACCTGTCGACGTCAATTTCGAAGCCACTCTCAAAGGAGATGTCAGCTTTACCCCGGACGGCGGTCAACTGCTGTTTAGTCTGAATCCACCAATTAAAACTGCAAATTAAAGCCTTACACTTTCGAGACAAGGATGCAACATGCGCATGTTCAAACCAGTCAGCTTATTCATTCTGAGTGCAGTTCTGTTACTGACCTTCAACCTGTCCCCCCTCACCGCCGACGAACAAGATGCAAGCGTCAAACGCGTGCGATTCTATACCGCGCCATCAGAAGGAGGTGAAGCGAAACTCTTTCTCGTCCCCGGCGATTACTATACCGCCGGCTCACCCACGTTCTCCCCAGACGGCCAGAAACTGGCCTTTGACGGCAGGAAATCACAAGATGGCGAGAACTTTTCTGACGGCAAAATCATTGCTGTCAATGCTGACGGCACGAACATCGCAGCCATCGGCTCCGGTGTCATGCCCAGCTGGTCGCCCGCCGGTAATCGGCTTGCCTTCTCACAAATCTCTCCATCCGGGGCCGCCCTGATGCACGCCGACGGTTCACACCGCGAAATGATCGAAGAAGGAGGCTGGGGCGCACAATGGTCGCCCGACGGTAAAAAGATTGCCTATACCTTCCGCTCAGGAAACAAAGCCAATATCCGTGTCTACGATCTGATCGAGGGCACAAAAACAGATCTCTTCCCGGCAGGAGAAAGCCCCTACACGTCGATTTACTGGAACATGACCTGGTCGCCCGACAGTAACTGGCTCTGTTTCAAAGGTCGCAACGCGAACGAATCCACTTACGAAATTGCCACCTTGAATGCCGCCGGCAAACAACAGGGCTACAAAGTCCACTACTCGAACAAAGCAGCCCCCTACGCCGACATCGCCTGGCATCCCTCGGGCGAAAAAATCGTCTTCGCCGCCGGAGCCCAGCCACGACAGCTGATGCAGTTCAACCCAGCAGAAGACAAACCGCCCGCCCCTATCGACATCAAACTGAACGGTACCATCATCGGCGATGTGTGCTTCACTCCCGACGGTCAAAGCCTGCTGTTCAACGTCAGCGGGACGGGGGAGTGAATTGATTTCTGAAAGGTTCTGTCATCGTGATTTTCTCACTTGGTGAAACTAACAGAAAAAAACGAGTCCGCTTCTTTCCCTGACTGATTAATTCGTATGGCATTAACGGTGTTTCCTGGCCCGTTAACTGATCTGTAACGTCAACCAGCATTGCATTCCCTTTCGGTATGGTCATGCTCTTGAGATTCGCTAATGGGTCTTCAGCCTGATCTGCATTGATCACCATTGAAATCTGTATCTGATCCTTCGATTTAATCACGGGTCGGAATTGAATTCGACAGTCAGATTGAATTTTTTCGTGAATTCGACTGCTGAAATCAAATTCCGCTGACTGGCGGTTGAATAATGCCAATTTAATACCAAACTGATTCAGGTCAATTAAACCGGGCTGCTTGACTAAATGCCGGATCATCTCTGATTCTGGTGCATTCAAGAGCATTCCCTGATTGAGATCTTCCGTTTGAATTTTATCCGACAATCGCTTCAACTCAGCTGAACCAGAAGTATTCCAGTATTGATACCATTTTTGTATATCATCTGTAGAAAACAGATTGAACTCAACAGGGACCATCTGGTCCTGAAAGTTCCTGATTCTAGTCAGCAGGTCTGCGATCTGATCGTGGGTCGAACGCTTCGCTCGAATGATCAGTGAGAGGGTCTTGCTATAGGGCCGGATCGAGCACCCCGTTTTCCGGAGGTCTCCCCATACCTCTGGTGTGACTTTCAGTTGAATAAGTTCAATCAACGGTTCGAATCGGGGCTGATCTGCTTTAACCTGTTGTTTCTGTGAATCTACGATCACATGTCGTCGAATCGGCAACACCAGATCCCCGACAAGGTACGAAATTGTAACCAGACTGTCTTTAAACTGGGATTCATCCAGTTGTATCTTCCCTGAAACACCGGCTTCGCTATTTACACCTTCTCCCATCCTGAGCCGTTCAGCTAGCGACTCCTGCTCCACGCTTTCCTGCTCAGCCTGCAACATGACCAGCAAGACCTCGGGCTCTTCGTCTGCTTTAGACTCAACCCGAAACCCACCGGCAAGCAGTGTTTCTCCCGCCTTTAATAACATCGCATCCTTATAGTGTTGCTGACTGATCAGGGGAACCTGTCGCTCTTCCCCATTATCGCCTGCTTTGATCCGAGTCTCACCGTCAATCTGATAAAAGGTCAGTTTATAATTGAGCATGTCGCGTCGAACATCACCGGTTTGATCGGAGATTCCCGATTGCAGATCGATACTGACGCCATAACCTCCCTCCCCAGTGTTCCACCAGAGGGAGTTGGCATCCATCCCTTTGAGCAGTCTAATTTTGCTGGCAATCGTCGCCGACTGCTTTGGCTCCAGAATCACCGAAGGAACAAATACCACTTTCGCATGTGGCGTCGACAGAAATCTCAACATCAAATCTCGACTGCGCTCCAGATCCAGTACATCACAGACCAGATCGTCATAGCTGACCTGCTCCGGTTCATTCCAGATCACGTTCCGTAAATCCAGATACATCTTCTTCACGGTCTGTTTGCGGGTAAACACTTTCATTGACTTGCGTTTCAGCAGATAATCCTGCAGCACACGCTGGGAAACAGAAACGAGAGTGGGCGTGATTTTAAGATTCGTGAATTCACTCTCTCTCAGTTTCACCAGTGCCTGCTCAACTCGCCGGTGGTACTCCGGGTCGGCAGAATTGATATTCAGTTGATCCTGGTCGATGATGAACCAGGTATTAATTTTTCTGATATAATATTGCTTCCGTTCATCCCGCAGCGGTATTTGCAATGTTTCAAAATAGAAGGGATGTAATCCAACAAGCTCATTCCGCTTTCTGTCTGGTTCCTGTTCAGGCAGTTCCGCGATCTGCATTTTGATCTGCTCAATCAAAAAATCTTTTGCCCGCATGACACCAACTACGTTTCTCGCCCTGTCCATCAAATCTTTAATCGTATGTGTGCGTCTTTTGCTGATTTGAGCGACCAGATCAGGGATATCAATTTCACTGGATAGATATGGCACTTCGCTTGAATCGGTCTTACGCTTATCTACATCCGAAACCCCTGGTGTCTGCGTTTGCTTTTTTGAGTCTACAGTTGGAGTTATCTCAGATTGAACTTCTTCCGCCTCTGTACTCTCTTCAGCCTGATCCGCAGCCGACACCACAAACGCGGCGCCCGGCAGCACCACTGCTGCCAGCGTTACAAAAATCA
The sequence above is a segment of the Gimesia algae genome. Coding sequences within it:
- a CDS encoding M56 family metallopeptidase, which codes for MQPTDVSIFSLVWQQFWQCSVLVLMVYLICRLVRFRRSHLTCLLWLIVLLKFITPPVWNSTTGLFCWIQTGLPAEVSPDLPPAKPELLTRTESIRLLTGDDMRKLPDVTVNPDFKVTIHENETSRQTPVHLDTAAIPVKSTAENIMRPPVRDSWQEIGVRVWVTVGVLIATVMLVRYLRCWHIIRRAGEQSHPELNRLLERLCAELKLKRRVRLLITHSRMGPAVIGLLRPTIILPTAILEGRSLAELEPVLAHELIHIRRGDLWIGLLQLLASVVWWFHPLVWFTGRRLKFEIEQCCDEEVLAELNCDPRQYAACLLEILELKQTLTAVPVVPGVRPVEITSKRLERIMRLGQGCQKRTPWWCWMIFVTLAAVVLPGAAFVVSAADQAEESTEAEEVQSEITPTVDSKKQTQTPGVSDVDKRKTDSSEVPYLSSEIDIPDLVAQISKRRTHTIKDLMDRARNVVGVMRAKDFLIEQIKMQIAELPEQEPDRKRNELVGLHPFYFETLQIPLRDERKQYYIRKINTWFIIDQDQLNINSADPEYHRRVEQALVKLRESEFTNLKITPTLVSVSQRVLQDYLLKRKSMKVFTRKQTVKKMYLDLRNVIWNEPEQVSYDDLVCDVLDLERSRDLMLRFLSTPHAKVVFVPSVILEPKQSATIASKIRLLKGMDANSLWWNTGEGGYGVSIDLQSGISDQTGDVRRDMLNYKLTFYQIDGETRIKAGDNGEERQVPLISQQHYKDAMLLKAGETLLAGGFRVESKADEEPEVLLVMLQAEQESVEQESLAERLRMGEGVNSEAGVSGKIQLDESQFKDSLVTISYLVGDLVLPIRRHVIVDSQKQQVKADQPRFEPLIELIQLKVTPEVWGDLRKTGCSIRPYSKTLSLIIRAKRSTHDQIADLLTRIRNFQDQMVPVEFNLFSTDDIQKWYQYWNTSGSAELKRLSDKIQTEDLNQGMLLNAPESEMIRHLVKQPGLIDLNQFGIKLALFNRQSAEFDFSSRIHEKIQSDCRIQFRPVIKSKDQIQISMVINADQAEDPLANLKSMTIPKGNAMLVDVTDQLTGQETPLMPYELISQGKKRTRFFLLVSPSEKITMTEPFRNQFTPPSR
- a CDS encoding TolB family protein; this translates as MSFFLHIVSCLFLGTLLFSGLSSMPATADERATEPARVRFYKIPAEGGDPALFLVPGEFDTAGSPAFSADGQKLLFDGWNSQAGETSIQAKIIMVNADGSDLKILGPGAMPSWSPGGNRIAFSQRAPYGVATMHADGSQRTLIDEGGWGAQWSPDGRKIAYSFPIKGRGNIRIYDLIEGTKTDLFPPGESPYTSVYWNMAWSPDSQWLCFKGCKASDRTFDVATINVAGKQAGFKVHYHHKTAPYADFAWHPVGEMIVFCPQTMPRQLLQFNPADDKPPEPVDVNFEATLKGDVSFTPDGGQLLFSLNPPIKTAN
- a CDS encoding TolB-like translocation protein codes for the protein MRMFKPVSLFILSAVLLLTFNLSPLTADEQDASVKRVRFYTAPSEGGEAKLFLVPGDYYTAGSPTFSPDGQKLAFDGRKSQDGENFSDGKIIAVNADGTNIAAIGSGVMPSWSPAGNRLAFSQISPSGAALMHADGSHREMIEEGGWGAQWSPDGKKIAYTFRSGNKANIRVYDLIEGTKTDLFPAGESPYTSIYWNMTWSPDSNWLCFKGRNANESTYEIATLNAAGKQQGYKVHYSNKAAPYADIAWHPSGEKIVFAAGAQPRQLMQFNPAEDKPPAPIDIKLNGTIIGDVCFTPDGQSLLFNVSGTGE